In Salmo trutta chromosome 37, fSalTru1.1, whole genome shotgun sequence, the following proteins share a genomic window:
- the LOC115177521 gene encoding E3 ubiquitin-protein ligase UBR5-like isoform X8, with translation MTSIHFVVHPLPGTEDQLNDRLREVSEKLNKYNFNSHPHLNLLEQATLKQCVVGPNHAGFLLEDGRVCRISFAVQPDRLELTKPDGNDGSKLSGSGSGTGRSSRPGRTSDPPWFLSGSDTLGRLAGNTLGSRWSSGVNGGSGGGGGGGGGSSSVGGAGGGGVGGAVSGGGGGSSGRSSTAARDSRRQTRVIRTGRDRGSGLLGSQPQPVIPASVIPEELISQAQVVLQGKSRSVIIRELQRTNLDVNLAVNNLLSRDDEDGDDGDDTASESYLPGEDLMSLLDADIHSAHPSVIIDADAMFSEDISYFGYPSFRRSSLSRLGSSRVLLLPLERDSELLRERESVLRLRERRWLDGASFDTERGSTSREGEPSLDKKNIPVQSPVSLGEELQWWPDKDGVKFVSIGSLFSELVAVSSKGELYQWKWSEPEPYRNTQNPSIRHPRVSFLGLTNEKITLLSANSIRATVATETNKVATWMDDTLSSVASKLEHSAQAYPELQGERIMSLHCCALYTCAQLESSLYWWGVVPFSQRKKMLEKARAKNKKPKSSAGISSIPNITVGTQVFVSSLQVCLRNNPLYHAGAVAFSVNAGIPKVGLLLESVWNMNDSCRFQLRSPESLKNMDKTTKTQEIKTESKPELVKTEMGPPPSPASTCSDTSSIASSASLPYKRRRSTPAPKEEEKVNEEQWPLREVVFVEDVKNVPVGKVLKVDGAYVAVKFPGTSSSVSTQPSQTSAPAPITDSDPSSLLQDCRLLRIDELQVVKTGGTPKVPDCFQRTPKKLCIPEKAEILAVNVDSKGVHAVLKTGNWVRYCIFDLATGKAEQENNFPTSNLAFLGQSERNVAIFTAGQDSPVILRDGNGTIYPMAKDCMGGIRDPEWLDLPPIASLGMGVHSLANLPTNSTIKKKAAIIILAVEKQTLMQHVLRCDFEACRQYLVNLEQAVLLEQSPHVLHSFLGHRCDGNRNILHACVSVCFPVSNKETKEEEEAERSERNTFAERLSAVEAIANAISVVSSNSSGNRTGSSSSRGLRLREMMRRSLRAAGLGRHESGPSSSDHQDPVSPPIAPPSWVPDPPPMDPDGDIDFILAPAVGSLTTASTGTSQGPSTSTIPGPSSEPSVVESKDRKANAHLILKLMCDSMVLRPHLRELLSAKDARGMTPFMLAVSGRAYPAAITVLEAAQKMAKVGDPGMTEKVDADSLFMEMICPSGTNPDDSPLYVLCCNDTCSFTWTGAEHINQDIFECRTCGLLESLCCCTECARVCHKGHDCKLKRTSPTAYCDCWEKCKCKTLIAGQKAARLDLLYRLLTTTNLVTSPNSRGEHILLFLVQTVARQSVEHCQYRPPRIREDRNRKAANAEDSDMPDHDLEPPRFAQLALERVLQDWNALKSMIMFGSQENKDPLSASSRIAHLLPEEQVYLNQQSGTIRLDCFTHCLIVKCAPDITVSRFIDTLLGTLVKELQNKYTPGRREEAIVVTRRFLRSVARVFVILSVEMASSKKKNNFIPQPIGKCRRVFQALLPYAVEELCNVAESLIVPVRMGIARPTAPFTLASTSIDAVQGSEELFSVEPLPPRPSPDQSSNSSQTASSYIIRNPQPRRSSQSQPVRGRDEEQDDIVSADVEEVEVVEGVAGEEDHHEDQEEQGEQGEENAEAEGQHDEHDEDGSDMELDLLAAAETESDSESNHSNQDNASGRRSVVTAATAGSEAGASSVPAFFSEDDSQSNDSSDSDSSSSQSDDVDQETFLLDEPLERTTTASHVNSAAQAPRSMQWAVRNTPSQRATGSAPSSSSTPAAASSTGLIYIDPSNLRRSSAISTSAAAAAAALEASNSSSYLTSASSLARAYSIVIRQISDLMSLIPKYNHLVYSQYPAAVKLTYQDAVNLQNFVEEKLIPTWNWMVSIMDSTEAQLRYGSALSSAGDPGHPSHPLHASQHSARRERMTAREEASLRTLEGRRSGRAATLLTVRQGMMSARGDFLNYALSLMRSHNDEHSDVLPVLDVCSLKHVAYVFQALIYWIKAMNQQTTLDTTQMDRKRSREILELGLDNEDSEHENDEDTNQSCFLVLEGRQARRKAIRQKRGKKKRAAPKGSTLQDKEDDPVPAETGQNHPFFRRSDSMTFLGCIPPNPFEVPLAEAIPLADQPHLLQPNARKEDLFGRPSQGLYSSSYTASKGLAEATLDRSCLEVNMGSSQILPTKMSYSANLKNVMSMETSQRGREDQPMDQELVAPKPGPSPHDLAAQLKSSLLAEIGLTESDGPPLPSFRPHCSFMGMVISHDMLLGRWRLSLELFGRVFMEDVGAEPGSILTELGGFEVKESKFRREMEKLRNLQSRDLALEVDRDRDQLIQQTMRQLNTHFGRRCTTTPMAVHRVKVTFKDEPGEGSGVARSFYTAIALAFLSNDKLPNLDCVQSVSKGMQASSTCHHDYNSNLMQRLRNRDRERERRSGGLRAGSRRDRDRDSRRQLSIDTRPFRPASEGNPSDEPDPLPAHRQALGERLYPRVHTMQPAFASKITGMLLELSPAQLLLLLASEDSLRARVEEAMELLIAHGRENGADSILDLGLLEAPEKAQQQENRKRHGSTRSVVDMELDDPEDGDDNAPLFYQPGKRGFYSPRPGKNTEARLNCFRNIGRILGLCLLQNELCPITLNRHVIKVLLGRKVNWHDFAFFDPVMYESLRQLIRHSQAGEAEAVFAAMDLAFAIDLCKEEGAGQVELLSGGVNMPVTPLNVYEYVRKYAEHRMLVVAEQPLHAMRKGLLDVLPKNALEDLTAEDFRLLVNGCGEVNVQMLISFTSFNDESGTKTLARIHKESQRENADKLLQFKRWFWSIVEKMSMTERQDLVYFWTSSPSLPASEEGFQPMPSITIRPPDDQHLPTANTCISRLYVPLYSSKQILKQKLLLAIKTKNFGFV, from the exons ACTTCGTGAAGTGTCGGAGAAACTCAACAAATACAACTTTAACAG TCATCCACACCTCAACCTGCTGGAGCAGGCCACCTTAAAACAGTGTGTAGTTGGCCCAAACCATGCTGGCTTTCTGCTTGAG GATGGACGTGTGTGTCGGATCAGCTTTGCTGTCCAGCCAGATCGTCTGGAGCTGACCAAACCAGATGGCAACGATGG TTCAAAGTTGAGTGGCAGTGGTTCAGGGACAGGAAGGAGCTCCAGGCCAGGCAGGACTAGTGATCCTCCCTGGTTCCTGTCTGGCTCTGACACACTGGGCAGACTGGCAGGCAACACCCTTGG GAGTCGCTGGAGCTCCGGGGTGAACGGTGGatcaggtggaggaggaggaggtggtggtggcagcagcagtgTAGGAGGTGCAGGGGGAGGAGGTGTAGGAGGAGCTGtcagtggaggtggtggaggctCCTCTGGGAGGTCGTCTACAGCTGCCAGGGACTCAAGACGTCAGACCAGGGTGATCCGCACAGGGAGGGACCGGGGCTCTGGTCTCCTGGGTAGCCAGCCCCAGCCTGTCATCCCTGCCTCGGTCATCCCAGAGGAACTAATCTCCCAG GCTCAGGTGGTCCTCCAGGGGAAGTCTAGGAGTGTGATCATCCGGGAGCTCCAGAGGACCAACCTGGATGTCAACCTGGCCGTCAACAACCTACTGAGCAGAGACGATGAGGACGGTGACGATGGTGATGACACAGCCAGCGAGTCCTACCTCCCTGGAG AGGACCTGATGTCCTTGCTGGACGCTGACATCCACTCAGCCCACCCCAGTGTCATCATCGATGCTGACGCCATGTTCTCTGAGGACATCAGCTACTTCGGCTACCCTTCCTTCAGACGCTCCTCCCTGTCCCGCCTGGGCTCCTCGCGAG TTCTCCTTCTTCCCTTAGAGCGTGACTCAGAGCTGTTGCGTGAGCGCGAGTCTGTGTTGAGGTTGCGGGAGCGGAGGTGGCTGGATGGGGCCTCATTTGACACGGAGAGGGGCTCCACCAGCCGCGAGGGGGAGCCCAGCCTGGACAAGAAGAACATCCCCGTccagagccctgtctctctgggcgAGGAGCTGCAATGGTGGCCTGACAAG GATGGTGTGAAGTTTGTGAGCATCGGGTCCTTGTTCTCTGAGCTGGTGGCAGTGAGCTCTAAGGGGGAACTCTACCAGTGGAAGTGGAGTGAACCAGaaccatacagaaacacacag AACCCTTCTATCCGCCACCCCCGGGTGTCCTTCCTGGGCCTGACCAATGAGAAGATCACCCTGCTGTCTGCTAACAGCATCAGAGCCACCGTGGCCACGGAGACCAACAAGGTGGCAACCTGGATGGATGACACACTGAGCAGCGTGGCATCCAAGCTGGAACACAGTGCCCAGGCCTACCCTGAGCTGCAGGGAGAGCGCATCATGTCTCTGCACTGCTGTGCCCTCTACACCTGCGCCCAGCTGGAGAGCAGCCTGTACTGGTG GGGTGTTGTGCCTTTTAGTCAACGGAAAAAGATGCTTGAAAAGGCTAGAGCCAAGAACAAGAAGCCAAAGTCCAGTGCCGGCATCTCCTCAATACCCAACATCACCGTGGGAACGCAG GTGTTTGTGTCCTCTCTCCAGGTGTGCCTGAGGAATAACCCCCTCTACCACGCCGGTGCCGTTGCCTTTTCTGTCAACGCTGGGATCCCCAAGGTGGGACTCCTCCTCGAGTCTGTCTGGAACATGAACGACAGCTGCAGGTTCCAGCTGCGGTCACCAGAGAGCCTCAAGAACATGGACAAGACCACCAAGACCCAGGAGATCAA AACGGAGAGCAAGCCGGAGTTGGTAAAGACAGAGATGGGGCCCCCTCCTTCCCCAGCCTCCACCTGCAGTGACACCTCCTCCATCGCTAGCAGTGCCTCGCTGCCCTACA AACGAAGACGCTCGACCCCGGCTCccaaagaggaggagaaggtgaaCGAGGAGCAGTGGCCTCTTCGGGAAGTGGTGTTTGTGGAGGATGTTAAAAATGTCCCTGTGGGAAAG GTGCTGAAAGTGGACGGTGCGTATGTAGCTGTGAAGTTTCCAGGAACGTCAAGCAGCGTGAGCACACAGCCGAGTCAGACTAGTGCTCCAGCTCCCATCACTGACTCTGACCCCTCCTCACTGCTGCAGGACTGTAGGCTGCTCAGAATAGATGAGTTACAG GTGGTGAAAACTGGTGGAACTCCTAAAGTTCCAGATTGCTTCCAGCGTACACCTAAAAAACTCTGCATCCCAGAGAAGGCTGAGATTCTGGCTGTGAATGTTGACTCCAAAG GAGTCCACGCAGTGCTGAAGACTGGTAACTGGGTGAGGTACTGTATCTTTGACCTGGCCACAGGCAAAGCAGAGCAGGAGAATAACTTCCCCACCAGTAACCTGGCCTTCCTGGGCCAGAGTGAACGCAATGTAGCAATCTTCACCGCAGGACAG GATTCCCCAGTCATCCTTCGGGATGGAAATGGCACAATTTACCCAATGGCCAAAGACTGTATGGGCGGCATCCGAGACCCTGAGTGGCTGGACCTGCCGCCCATCGCCAGCCTGGGCATGGGGGTGCACTCCCTGGCCAACCTCCCCACCAACTCAACCATCAAGAAAAAAGCTGCTATTATCATATTGGCTGTGGAG AAGCAGACGTTGATGCAGCACGTGCTGCGTTGTGACTTTGAGGCCTGTCGTCAGTACCTGGTGAACCTGGAGCAGGCTGTACTCCTGGAGCAGAGTCCCCACGTCCTCCACTCCTTTCTGGGCCACCGCTGCGACGGCAACCGCAACATCCTCCACGCctgtgtctcagtctgcttccccGTCAGCAACAAGGAGACCAAGGAGGAGGAAG AAGCTGAACGGTCTGAGAGGAATACATTTGCAGAGAGACTGTCAGCAGTGGAGGCCATCGCCAATGCTATATCTGTGGtgtctagcaacagctctgggaACAGGACCGGCTCTTCTAGCAGCAGAGG GCTGCGTCTGAGGGAGATGATGAGGCGCTCTCTGAGAGCAGCGGGTCTTGGCCGTCACGAGTCCGGCCCCTCCTCCAGCGACCACCAGGACCCAGTTTCCCCACCCATCGCCCCTCCCAGCTGGGTGCCCGACCCCCCTCCCATGGACCCAGACGGTGACATAGACTTCATCCTGGCCCCTGCAGTGGGATCTCTCACCACAGCCTCAACAGGGACCAGCCAGGGCCCCAGCACATCCACTATACCAG GCCCCTCCTCTGAGCCTTCGGTGGTGGAGTCTAAAGACCGCAAGGCCAACGCCCACCTCATCCTCAAACTGATGTGTGACAGCATGGTTCTCAGGCCACACCTTCGCGAGCTGCTCTCTGCCAA GGATGCCCGTGGAATGACCCCATTCATGCTGGCAGTCAGCGGGAGAGCTTACCCAGCTGCCATTACTGTTCTGGAGGCTGCGCAGAAAATGGCCAAGG TAGGAGACCCCGGCATGACTGAGAAGGTGGATGCAGACTCTTTGTTCATGGAGATGATTTGTCCCTCGGGGACCAACCCTGACGACTCTCCTCTCTACGTCCTCTGCTGCAACGACACCTGCAGCTTCACCTGGACAGGAGCTGAACACATCAACCAg GATATCTTTGAGTGCCGGACCTGCGGCTTGTTGGAGTCTCTCTGCTGCTGCACTGAGTGCGCCAGGGTGTGTCACAAAGGACACGACTGCAA ACTCAAGAGGACCTCTCCCACTGCGTACTGTGACTGCTGGGAGAAGTGTAAATGTAAGACGCTGATTGCTGGACAGAAAGCTGCTCGCCTGGACCTGCTGTACAGACTACTCACCACCACTAACCTGGTCACCAGTCCAAACAGCcg GGGGGAGCATATCCTTCTGTTCCTGGTGCAGACTGTTGCTAGGCAGAGTGTGGAGCACTGCCAGTACCGACCCCCTCgcatcagagaggacaggaacCGCAAGGCTGCCAATGCTGAAG ACTCTGACATGCCGGACCATGACCTGGAACCTCCACGCTTCGCCCAGCTGGCCCTGGAGAGGGTGCTGCAGGACTGGAATGCTCTCAAGTCCATGATAATGTTCGGATCCCAGGAGAATAAAGACCC gctgAGTGCCAGCAGCCGTATCGCCCATCTCCTTCCAGAGGAGCAGGTGTACCTGAACCAGCAGAGTGGCACCATCCGCCTGGACTGCTTCACACACTGCCTCATTGTCAAGTGTGCCCCTGACATTACAGTAAGTCGG TTTATTGACACCCTGCTGGGGACCTTGGTGAAGGAGCTGCAGAACAAGTACACTCCTGGCCGGAGAGAGGAGGCCATCGTCGTCACCAGGAGGTTCCTGCGCTCCGTGGCCAGGGTGTTTGTCATCCTCAGCGTCGAGATGGCCTCATCCAAAAAGAAAAA TAACTTCATCCCCCAGCCCATTGGGAAGTGCAGGCGTGTGTTCCAGGCCCTGCTGCCCTATGCGGTGGAGGAGCTGTGCAACGTGGCAGAGTCCCTCATCGTGCCTGTGAGGATGGGCATCGCCCGGCCCACCGCCCCCTTCACCCTGGCCAGCACCAGCATCGACGCCGTGCAGGGCAGCGAGGAACTCTTCTCTGTGGAACCCTTGCCACCGAGACCCTCCCCAGACCAGTCCAGCAA TTCTAGTCAGACTGCATCGTCCTACATCATCAGGAACCCCCAGCCTCGCCGCAGCAGCCAGTCCCAGCCGGTCAGAGGGAGAGACGAGGAGCAGGATGACATTGTGTCTGCTGATGTTGAAGAG GTGGAGGTTGTCGAGGGCGTTGCTGGGGAGGAGGATCACCATGAAGACCAGGaggaacagggagaacagggagaggagaacGCTGAGGCAGAGGGACAGCATGATGAACATGATGAGGATG GAAGCGACATGGAGTTGGATCTGCTGGCTGCCGCAGAGACCGAGAGTGACAGCGAGAGTAACCATAGCAACCAGGACAATGCCAGCGGGCGGAGGAGTGTTGTCACCGCAGCAACTGCTGGCTCCGAAGCAG gTGCCAGCAGTGTCCCTGCCTTCTTTTCAGAGGACGACTCCCAGTCCAACGACTCGAGCGACTcggacagcagcagcagccagaGCGACGACGTGGACCAGGAGACCTTCCTATTGGACGAGCCCTTGGAGAGGACCACCACCGCCTCGCACGTCAACAGTGCTGCCCAGGCGCCGCGCTCCATGCAGTGGGCTGTACGCAACACCCCCAGCCAGAGAGCCACGGGCAGCGCCCCCTCCAGCTCCTCCACCCCCGCTG CAGCGAGCTCCACAGGTCTGATCTACATCGACCCGTCCAACCTGCGGCGCAGCAGTGCCATCAGCACCAGCGCGGCTGCTGCGGCTGCAGCTCTGGAGGCCTCCAACTCGTCCAGCTACCTGACGTCAGCCTCCAGCTTAGCCCGGGCCTACAGCATCGTCATCAGACAGATCTCTGACCTGATGAGCCTCATTCCCAAGTACAACCACCTGGTCTACTCCCAGTACCCTGCTGCAGTCAAACTCACCTACCAGGACGCTGTCAACCTGCAG AACTTTGTTGAGGAGAAGCTGATCCCTACGTGGAACTGGATGGTGTCCATCATGGACTCTACAGAGGCTCAGCTGCGTTACGGCTCGGCCCTGTCCTCAGCTGGCGACCCCGGACACCCATCCCACCCCCTCCACGCCTCGCAGCACTCTGCCCGCAGGGAGCGCATGACTGCCCGCGAGGAAGCCAGCCTCCGCACCTTGGAGGGACGGAGGTCTGG GCGTGCGGCCACTCTGCTGACAGTGCGTCAGGGGATGATGTCTGCGCGGGGTGACTTCCTGAACTACGCCCTGTCTCTGATGCGTTCTCATAATGACGAGCACTCTGACGTTCTGCCTGTGCTGGATGTGTGTTCTCTCAAACACGTGGCCTACGTCTTCCAGGCCCTCATCTACTGGATCAAAGCCATGAACCAGCAGACAACTCTGGACACAACACAGATGGACCGCAAGAG GAGCCGTGAGATTCTGGAACTGGGACTGGACAATGAAGATTCTGAACATGAGAATGATGAGGACACCAATCAAA GTTGTTTTCTGGTATTGGAAGGCAGACAAGCCAGAAGAAAGGCAATTAGGCAGAAACGAGGCAAAAAGAAGAGGGCAGCTCCCAAAG gctCCACACTCCAGGATAAGGAGGATGACCCGGTCCCCGCTGAGACGGGACAGAACCACCCGTTCTTCCGGCGCTCTGACTCCATGACCTTCCTGGGCTGTATCCCCCCCAACCCCTTCGAGGTCCCCCTGGCGGAGGCCATCCCCCTGGCAGACCAGCCTCACCTCCTGCAG CCCAATGCAAGGAAGGAGGATCTGTTTGGCCGTCCTAGTCAGGGCCTGTACTCGTCCTCGTACACAGCAAGCAAAGGCCTGGCCGAGGCCACCCTGGACCGCAGCTGCCTGGAGGTTAACATGGGCTCCTCTCAG ATCCTACCCACCAAGATGTCCTACTCAGCCAACCTGAAGAACGTGATGAGTATGGAGACTAGTCAGCGCGGCAGAGAGGACCAGCCCATGGACCAGGAGCTAGTGGCTCCAAAGCCAGGCCCCTCACCCCACGACCTAGCTGCCCAGCTGAAGAGCAGCCTGCTGGCTGAAATAGGCCTCACTGAGAGCGATGGACCCCCGCTCCCTTCCTTTAG aCCCCACTGTAGTTTCATGGGGATGGTGATCTCCCATGACATGCTGCTGGGCCGCTGGCGTCTGTCTCTGGAGCTGTTCGGACGCGTCTTCATGGAGGACGTTGGAGCAGAGCCCGGATCG ATCCTGACCGAGCTGGGGGGTTTTGAGGTGAAGGAGTCTAAGTTCCGCCGGGAGATGGAGAAACTCCGTAACCTCCAGTCTCGTGACCTGGCCCTGGAGGTGGACCGTGACCGTGACCAGCTGATCCAGCAGACTATGAGGCAGCTCAATACCCACTTTGGCCGGCGCTGCACCACCACACCCATGGCTGTGCACCGCGTCAAGGTCACCTTCAAGGACGAGCCGGGCGAGGGTAGTGGCGTGGCCCGTAGCTTCTACACGGCCATCGCCCTGGCCTTCCTGTCCAATGACAAGCTGCCCAACCTGGACTGTGTGCAGAGCGTCAGCAAGGGCATGCAGGCCAGCAGTACGTGTCATCACGATTACAACTCAA ATCTGATGCAGCGGCTGAGGAACAGAGACCGGGAGAGGGAGCGGAGGAGTGGAGGGCTCCGAGCTGGCTCTAGGAGAGACCGAGACAG ggactCGAGGAGACAGCTGTCCATTGACACCCGACCCTTCAGGCCAGCCTCGGAGGGGAACCCCAGTGACGAACCTGACCCCCTACCTGCCCACAGACAGGCCCTGGGAGAGAGGCTGTACCCCCGCGTCCACACTATGCAGCCG GCGTTTGCCAGTAAGATCACAGGGATGCTGCTGGAACTCTCCCCAGCCCAGCTGCTGTTGCTCCTGGCCAGTGAGGACTCTCTCAGGGCCAGGGTGGAGGAGGCCATGGAGCTGCTCATTGCACATGGAAG gGAAAATGGCGCTGACAGCATACTGGACCTGGGTCTCCTAGAGGCTCCTGAGAAAGCACAG CAGCAGGAGAACCGTAAGCGTCATGGCTCCACCCGCAGTGTGGTGGACATGGAGCTGGACGACCCTGAAGACGGAGATGACAACGCTCCCCTGTTCTACCAGCCTGGGAAGAGAGGCTTCTACTCTCCCCGGCCCGGCAAGAACACGGAGGCCAGGCTCAACTGCTTCAGGAACATCGGCAG AATACTAGGGCTGTGTCTGCTGCAGAATGAGCTCTGTCCAATTACCTTGAACAGACATGTCATCAAGGTGCTGCTCGGCAGAAAG gTGAATTGGCATGACTTTGCCTTTTTTGACCCGGTAATGTACGAGAGCCTGCGACAGTTGATCCGTCACTCTCAGGCTGGAGAGGCGGAGGCTGTGTTTGCAGCCATGGACCTGGCCTTCGCCATAGACCTGTGTAAGGAGGAAGGGGCTGGACAG GTGGAGCTGCTGTCAGGTGGGGTCAACATGCCTGTGACTCCTCTCAACGTTTACGAATACGTGAGAAAGTACGCCGAACACAGGATGCTGGTGGTTGCTGAGCAACCTCTTCAT GCGATGAGGAAGGGTCTGTTGGATGTCCTTCCTAAGAACGCCCTGGAGGACTTGACAGCTGAGGACTTCAGGCTACTGGTCAACGGCTGTGGAGAGGTCAACGTGCAGATGCTCATCAGCTTCACTTCCTTCAATGATGAATCTGGTACAAAGACCttggcccgtattcacaaagaatctcaga GGGAAAATGCTGATAAATTGTTGCAGTTCAAACGCTGGTTTTGGTCCATCGTGGAGAAGATGAGCATGACTGAGAGGCAAGATCTG gtGTACTTCTGGACCTCCAGTCCGTCTCTGCCAGCCAGTGAGGAAGGCTTCCAGCCCATGCCCTCCATCACCATCAGGCCTCCGGACGACCAGCACCTGCCCACGGCCAACACCTGCATCTCGCGCCTCTACGTGCCACTCTACTCCTCCAAACAGATTCTAAAACAGAAACTCTTACTAGCCATTAAGACCAAGAACTTTGGTTTTGTGTAG